The DNA region CCACTGTTCCATTTTACATAGCATCCAAGCAAAAGCCTTGGGCAAGATTTTCAAGTGACGAGTGATTTTTGGTGCTCTTGAGATACTTCAGAGGGCCCAAATTTTAGATACTGTCACCACCTGAACTCTAATGTCCCTTTTTTCAAGGTGTGAAATTGGgaacccaaaaattgaggcacttaaaatcaccagtcacttttgagACTCTCAGCCAAGTTTATTCTTGGTGATTTGTCATTCAAGAGTTGCGCCAACCTCCATTTTCCTATAAATACCCTTACAAATAATCAACTACATGTAAGCCCATCCAGATCCAGTCTTCAACTATCTAGGGAATTTTCTTCGAAGTTAGAAGAAGATGTCCAGGGCTTTGTTGTCTAGAGTGAAGTGAGGCCCCAGCTAGAGTATAAAAGAAACCACAGTTCCTAGAACAAGtgctttataaaaatgttaacaCAGCAGAGCTTCCATTAGAGCCCCTCCTCCTTCCAGAGTATCATATTGAATTACACAGAACTGGGTTATTTTGCCAATCTACCTATCAGCTTTTTAGCAATTGACAACCTATTAATACCAACTGACTGTTTTAGATATCTTGGGATGGTGGTATAATTTAGTTCTAGTGTTAACCAGTTTCTCTTGGGCTGTAGATTCATGCTTGGTCTCAGTCCAAAGCAGTAGTATTTTGGTAAGAGTGCAAAGTTAGGTCAGCCATTTCCCCATAAGTCGCAAAAGaaacagggactccaggatctgagGCTAGAAGCTACAAAACATGGCTTGTTTTATAGAGCtcactgaggaaggaaaatggATTCTACCTGAGACTGATTTAATCTGAGTTAGCTGCACAGAATGTTCAGTCAGCATGTTTACATTAGCACACTCTGGGATCTCACCACCCTCATTCAATAGTGGTTTAAAACAATGAGCACCTACAGTTAAAGACCTACTAGGTCTTTTCCCTTAAAAGTGCAAATCAAATGCAAAAATTAATGCAGCATTACGGCTGGAAAAAGCTATAAGATAAGGAAACTCAAAAGTTCGTGTTTCTAACGCTACATTGACCGCAACAACACCGAATGTGCAGTTTGGGATGGATGTTTAGTGCAACTAATACATTCCCATGGAATGCACAGGATGCACTGAGTAGCAGAGTGGAAGCcctaactttgaatttcctgacttgtgTGCTTTGTTTCCCAACCTCAATACTTAACATTTTATTTAGCTCTGGGACAGTGTCCCAGTTCGGTGGTGACAGGAGTGAGACTTCCTTGCCATAAAAGATAGAAGTGTCTAGTTCTATTGCTCAGCCCCCAGAAGGAGACAGTGACTTTTGGCATCAGAGTAATGGATGGTTAATGCTACCTTTGTGAGTGCTGCATCTTAATTAGGAGAATTATATCTACTCACCCTCCTCACCTTCGTCATCATCTTCATCCtcctcatcctcttcctccttgagttaaaaaaagaatcttTGTTTGTACAAGGACCAAGATCCAGTGACTAGAGATCTAATTCCTTTTCCACTCAGTCATCATTCATGGTCTCTTCAAGTAGGACTTCAagacactgccctctggcagcACAGGAACTCAAAATGGCCAAGTAACAAAATTAACCCCCATCCTTGCACCCTGTTGCCTGCTCCCCTTCCTCATCCTTCACCCCACAGGGACAGGAACTCGTGGGCACAAAAGAGAAATTGTAACGTCACCTGGAAACACAGCAAGGTGTTTCCCCCTCATGCCATCCCCACCTACAGCATTAGGAATCCAGACATCACTTCCCAGAGCAGTTGACTACCTAGCAAGCACTTTTCAGGAAAGGATACAGCATACTTGGTCAGATTACAAAGTTTCTCAGGAGGACTGATTTTCATCAGCAAGAGCACAGATGAAGTATTTACTAACAGGCAGCCCCAAAGGCTCATGCTGATGTCAAGTCAACAAGAATAGCCTCACCTCATCATCTACTCCATCTTCTTCCTCTTCACCTTCCAGatcatcttcatcctcctcctcgtCATCAATGACTTCCTCATCCAACTCATCTTCCTCATCGTCATCCTCTTCCTCACCTTCTACCACAACAGAGGGAGATGAGTGGGTTCCCCACCACCAATGTGCTCAAAGCAACACACCagggacagggagccaggaaaTGCTCCCAGACATCTTTTTGCACAGCTGTGCCAACTCAGAAAGAGCAACTAACCCAGAACAGCCCCACTGACATTAGGTAAAGCCCTGTGCCACAGAACAGACCTATGCACAGGAGGTATGTCAACTGACAAGCCCAGCTGGCTCAAATCAGATTTGGTTTTCCAGTTCATGCTTGCGGGAGATGGGATTACCAAAGCAAGATTAGACTTTGGTAATGAGTTCACACCACTATGGAGGGGTCAGTGGGGTCAGCTAGTGAAATGGGTGGGAGGCAATGACAGAAAGCCACTCTAAGCCCCCTTTACCTTCTCCGTTCTCATCATATTCATCATCCAGCCCATCACCATCTGCTTCAGGGTCTGAGTCAGGGGCTTCCTGGTCATCAGCATCAAACCCATCCAAgtaggtgagctggggcagaaggGCAAACATGCTCTCCCGGTAGTTGATCAGCATTGTCACCTCGCAGTTGAAGAGATCCAGGCTATGCAGATTCGGCAGTTTCTTCTGCAAATATTAATTTGTTAGGCCATTAGGAGACCATTCTGGTAAACTTGCTATGAGCAAAGGGATGAGGGAGATAGAAGGATGTGCCTGGAGCAGGTGGTTTACTACCTGACCTATAGTAAAGGAACTCTTTCATGCATACTATTTTTTATAATATGTGCCCCTTACAAAACCTAGGACTGATGTCAGACACCCCCTGGGGGCCAAGCAAGTCCTCTCCATGACACCCCCAGGTGCCACCTACCTCAAACATCCGACGACCCCTTAGCAGTCCTTTCCCAGGTGGACACTGAGCACTACATCCACAGTTTTGTTCATCCAGCCTAATTTCATGTTCCTTGAGCAACTGGCTGCTGGTTTTCCAGACAGAGGGGCCAATAACTATTAGCCCAGCCACACATTGGGCAACTTGTCAGTTCACATTAGAACCACGAAGTACTACTGGAACATTTATCAAGATAGTTTGACTTCAGCTGCACCCACATGACCCCGAAAGGGAACAGAATCTATCAGTTAGATCCATGCACCGGGCCTTTCACTCACCAGGGGCTCCAGGGTGTTGATGTCCTTGATCTTGTTGCCACTTAGATTCAAGTGGGTCAGGTTAGGGGTCCTCTCTGCTAGAACTTCAAGGCCACCAGAGATCCGGTTATCGCTCAGCTCCAGCTGCCAGGAAACATTCAGAGGCATTGCTTTAGAGGATCTCAACACTTGACATAGGTGAGTAACATTACCGTTTTACATATGGGTAGATGGGTAAGTCATTGACTCTCTAAGGCCACAAAGTGAGTCAGAGCATGGACCAGAACacaggagtccagactcccaaCCCCATTCTCTAGCCACTAGACCTTGCTACCTATAAACTGCAGATTAAGAATCTATTTTAACTTCATTATATAACCCACAGCAGGCAAACATgagcccctctcctccccctgaaTATTTGCTGTTTGGAAAGGGAGGGAAATAAGGaatcagggcaggggactgggcagTTTTCCAGCACAGCTCTGATACCCCACCCTCCCTAACACAAACAGCAGAATGATCATGTCAGAAGGGAGTTCTATTGAGCCCACTCAAGGCCGTATATGGCACACTAGTAACAATCCCTCAAGTTAAGAAGCAGTGCCAAAAAATCCAAGTTAAAAGCAATAATGTGAGGTTTACTCCTCCACTCTCCTACATGCCTGGCGTCGGGGGGAAAATCACTAAGACTTCAGCTACAAGGGGCATGTTTACACCAGTCAGAACACAAGGTCAGTGATATGAAACTGCCAAGGATCTTTACAACCTTGGTTATACTAATCCTTTCTTCCAGAAGATTTCACACCACTGCATCTCCACTGGTGGCAGGGTTACTGCAGCCAAGACTCCAGGCAGCTGCCTGCATTTCAACCATTGTTTCACAAAAAATATGGTAGTGCTTAAAATGCCAACAGCCACCCTGAAGCTCAGTCCACCCTACCACATTCAGCCACTCCAGAGGTGTTTGCAATGATGGAAATTTTCAGAAAGAAGCTAGCGCAGCCAGCCATTCACCAGGCAGCTCCCATCACAATGAGGTATGCCCCCCAAAGGCAGTGTTGCTTCTAGGATCAGAGTCGCAGGCATCTGCTAAGACCACAGTGCTTTCCAGCAAATTGGAGTCACATGCACATAGAGTGATCACCATCACATATATGATCTTCAACCTCTCAAAGGAGGACAGAAGATTATTAAATGGTTAAATGAGACTGTACAGTCACCCTGCCTGGTTACTGCTCCCACCTCTATTCGATTAACCCCCATATAAACATCATGTGCAGGAAAGCAGCTCCTGAGAGGCTCAggccccttccccacacagctGAGAGATGTAAGGCAGCACCCACAACAGGTGTCAGCAACAAGTTCCCATGCTGGTTTAGCTACAGGTGTAGAGAGGGACATGCCGAGGACAGCAAGAGTTGAGAAATCATTGCAAATGCCTGAGAGGAAGACGGCCCCATGGCTTCTGAACTGGTGCTGAGCCAGTTGTTAGCACCCAGGACCAGCAACAGAATTTTTCTAGTGTGGTCCATGCATATGGGCTAAGGGGAGATTAATTTAGGCTTCAGGCCTTTCCTGCTTTTTAAGAAATGTTTCTTTAACATACTTCAGTTTAGAAAAGGATTTTTGCTCAGCACTTCAAAGCCGTAAGATAGCTGCAGCACCAAAAGAGGCATAACGGCCCTGTGATGGGAGAGGCTTAGGGAAGAGGCCAAGATTCTCAGAAGTGGTCTCtagttttgggtgctcaacttgagacactcAGGTGTGCTCAGAATGGGTCACGATGCAAGGATAACCCTATCACAAGAGGCTATTCTAGCACACATGTGCATGAAAGCAGGAGGCAGGCACTGATACAGCTGATGAAGTAGGACAGCGATACAAGGGGATGGAGTAATCGCTATAAGGGAAGCTCAGCTCTAATGCCAGCCACTACTGCCCCATTTGCCAGAAAACTCATGGTAGGGCTGCACAGCCTCACATCCGACTGGCACCACCCCTTAGCTTACCTTGCGGAGTTTGTTGAGCTTGGGGAGATTGGAGACAGACAGCAGGTTGACATTGATCATGCTGAGGAACTCCAGATTTTCAAAGTCCGAGGAAAGGCCGACGATCTTCCCATCGTCCGAGCGGCAGTTATCCAGCACCAGCTCCTTCACCTacaagaggagggagaaatacTCAGCAGCTGGCACAAGGAGCCATCACTGTCACTTACAACCTCTGGAGTGTCTCAGCTCTAAAATCAATTTGTATTAACCTACCAAATTAACCCATTAATATCAAGCTCCTGAGTGGGACCGATTTAAAATTGAAGCGCCATGCACCAGTCTAAGGCACAAATACCAAATAACCCCCCCTCAGCCACCCTGTTAAGGGGGTATGCAAGTACTCCACTATTTGTAAACCAAGTTTACCTTAGTGTGGGTACAAGGTGCCAGACATGGCAGTCCCTACATACCACAGTCCTACCCATAGTTAAAGGGAAGGCAGTGATAATCTTCACTGCCACTATGCCATGTCACCAAGATATGGTGGGATCACCTCTAAAAAGGGTTCAGTCTCTGTGGCCCAGCTAATTCGTGGATTCTAAGCAGTGAAATGTTAACAAGGGCATCAAAACTGAGCTGAACTGAAATAtctcaactcatttcacatggcACCAAAGAGCTTTCATATGACAATTATTTTCATGCAGATTTGAAACTACAAGGTTTTATCCAGTTACTAATCCCCTTTGGGTCCCATCTCTCCATCCATCTGGATTTCCCTCTTATGCTGGAAAAATCTTTCAAAGTAGCATTTCCAGCCTGGCTCAAAGGCCAGACTCTCCATCTACGTTGTGCACTAGCCCCCAGCCAGCTGAGGAGCACAACAGCACAGTGGGGTGCATGACAATTCCTCtgctctaactttttttttttataaacaggtTCTAACATGGTCAGCTCACACTCAGACCTCACATCCACTCAGTATTTACCACAGTAAAAGAATCTACTCCCTTCAGTTGATGCACATGCACCCCACAGCCACACATGCTGCTTCTGATGACTTGTCAGATAGGCAAACATGCATGGCAAGAACCCCAGAAACAAGTAGGGGTCCCAGTACTCCAACAGCAGTTGTTACAGGCTCAATTCCCAAAGTGGGCTCTTGTCCTACTTGTTCTTCAAAGCAGGCCAAAAGTCACATCCTTGGCTAAAAAGCTACTGATGCTCTCCAAACTCATCCTTTGAATCCCACCTTGCTTGGCTCACATTGACCAGAAAAACTGTTTAACCTATTTTAGAATGATCACATTAACCCCACATTTAAAGACAGTTTCTTATCAGGCACATTAAAATTGGTAGTGGGAAGAGTTTCTTAgagtcaagcagcaagcacaaGCCACCCTCTTTGCCACTTCACGTACTTTAGAGTTTCCTACTTTCTGCTTGCAACATTTGACGGAACGAGTGAGTACAAGTGACTAACGTGCTGCAAAATGTCAAAAAATACTCTGTTTGTAAAAGACCCAGGGTACCCTGCAGTAGATTGTAAGTTTTATACCCCAGTTACTGCTATTACTGCCTCCCCTGCCATCCCACCATCTAGAAAGCATTTTGTCTAGCCCGAGTCAGGTCCTATTTAATGCCCACAACTGTCCTTATGTCCCTAGCCTTAAAGTTCATCCACACCATTCCTCTGGCTTGCCACACAGTTGTGGGTGAATCAAGAGCAAGACCGTACCTCCCTACATAAATGTTACCTAGACTCAAGATTGTCCCTAGGTAAGAGGAAGGCCTTGTTATAAGCAAAGCCTGGTACTTATAGCAAGTCAAGCCAGCACCCATGAACCCAGGCATGAAAGACAAAGCACTTTTGAAGGATGCAGGAGTCCAATGCTCAAGATTCAGCTGCTCAGCTGTGTTGTCTAAGTACTCCAGCAACAATGCAGTTGAACTGGCCCCACCACAAGGCGGGGGCAGCATTCCTTGCTTGGCTAAGGAGGTGCTAGCCACCAATAGCTCTGCTAGACAAAAGATCAGCCAACCTGCTGGCTGGAAAGAACAGCCAAGGCAACTGACTAAGATTACAGAAAAGGGAGAAGTTACTCAAAGAAGCATCTGATCAACCCCTCTCCCCAAAGATCAGGCATTACCAGAGATCCCCAATTCTTTATGCTGACCCTTCCATATCCTGTTGCACCAGCCATCCCCAAGAGATTTAACTCCTCCCACTGCAGGAGACCTCAGTTTTGTAGGGCAATTTCACCTTGAgaccaacagccaggatctttccTACCCAGCCACAGCACTCAGTGTCCACTTATGCCTCCACATTTCCCTATATTAAGAAACACATAGGAACAGCTCCCTTCTCACCCCTAACATATTCAGTTACATTTGGGGAGACATGGGAGAGGTTAGAGTTCTTTATTCCTTTCCCCATTAACTCATTTGCACTAGGCAGAGAACACTGTTCTGCTAGCTTGACTTTTTCCCAGCTCACAAGGTGAATTTTTCAGCTGCCCCAATTCCAGAAGGGGAAGAATCACATAGCCTGGAAGTATCTCAAGCGGGGCTAGGGGAAGAGGGTCAGCACTTGCTCCCTGGGGCTTGGGCACTGGGCATGACATTTCCTCCACCCTTCAATGTGAGAAAGTTCATTTCACTACCCTGTGGGTTCAAATGGTGAGCTGAGCAGCAGGAACCCCTGCACTCCTTTCAGTAGCCTGGCAACTCAGCTCCACTCCTATACTTACTGCAAGGTGTAGCCTCAAGCCCAGCACCTGGACAACAGCCAGCTAAAATTGAGGTGGCTACAGCAGAGGATCAGAGCGGAGCATGGGGGAAGAGTGCAGGGGAAATTAAAGTTAGGTGCTCCGAATGAGCACTGGGGAAAACAGCTTAGGAGCAGGAGGCTGCTCTCTAGAGAACTGGGTCTGAGAGACTAGACCAAAGGGAGCCACAGTGCCAACAGGCTGGCCAAACACGGGGGAACCTAGCAGAGAATCAGACTAGGTTTTAAACAGGCCACAAATCGCTTCCAAATTGCAGGTTACATCACCAGGAATTCCTGCAAAACAACAGGCAGGTCAGGTTGTTCCAATCCTTTTACCAAGCACCAACTAGGGAATTTTAAATGATTCCTCACCAGCTGAACTCGGCCCCAATAGTCCCCACCCTCAAGGCAGATTTGCCTAGCTCTCTACTGCACTGCATCTCAGTGATTTCAATACCCTCCAATGCTTTAAAGCCATCAACgttttcattcttctctttctccaGAAGCCTACAAACAGCTACCAGAGTCTTGTTCGCTCTCCAGTTCCTTCGAAGACCCC from Eretmochelys imbricata isolate rEreImb1 chromosome 25, rEreImb1.hap1, whole genome shotgun sequence includes:
- the LOC144280161 gene encoding acidic leucine-rich nuclear phosphoprotein 32 family member D-like isoform X1 gives rise to the protein MEMEKRLTLELRNKKPAEVKELVLDNCRSDDGKIVGLSSDFENLEFLSMINVNLLSVSNLPKLNKLRKLELSDNRISGGLEVLAERTPNLTHLNLSGNKIKDINTLEPLKKLPNLHSLDLFNCEVTMLINYRESMFALLPQLTYLDGFDADDQEAPDSDPEADGDGLDDEYDENGEEGEEEDDDEEDELDEEVIDDEEEDEDDLEGEEEEDGVDDEEEEDEEDEDDDEGEEDLPQGEKRKRDLEDEGEEDPEDEEDEEDD
- the LOC144280161 gene encoding acidic leucine-rich nuclear phosphoprotein 32 family member D-like isoform X2 — encoded protein: MEMEKRLTLELRNKKPAEVKELVLDNCRSDDGKIVGLSSDFENLEFLSMINVNLLSVSNLPKLNKLRKLELSDNRISGGLEVLAERTPNLTHLNLSGNKIKDINTLEPLKKLPNLHSLDLFNCEVTMLINYRESMFALLPQLTYLDGFDADDQEAPDSDPEADGDGLDDEYDENGEGEEEDDDEEDELDEEVIDDEEEDEDDLEGEEEEDGVDDEEEEDEEDEDDDEGEEDLPQGEKRKRDLEDEGEEDPEDEEDEEDD